One Saimiri boliviensis isolate mSaiBol1 chromosome 17, mSaiBol1.pri, whole genome shotgun sequence genomic window carries:
- the LOC101039821 gene encoding olfactory receptor 1E5 gives MTVKPTTEEHLMTMYYRKVFIFVQVFKGPEDSMMVRNQTSISEFLLLGLPIQPEQQNLFYALFLAMYLTTLLGNLLIIILIRLDSHLHTPMYLFLSNLSFSDLCFSSVTIPKLLQNMQSQDPSIPYAGCLTQMYFFLYFSDLESFLLVAMAYDRYVAICLPLHYATIMSPMLSRSLVALSWVLTTFHAMLHTLLMARLRFCADNVILHFFCDMSALLKLACSDTRVNELVIFIMGGLILVIPFLLIIGSYARIVFSILKVPSSKGICKAVSTCGSHLSVVSLFYGTVIGLYLCPSANNSTLKETVMAVMYTVMAPMLNPFIYSLRNRDMKGALGRVIGKRKNPFLL, from the coding sequence ATGACGGTGAAACCAACGACCGAAGAACACCTAATGACCATGTATTAtagaaaagtgtttatttttgttcaggTTTTTAAGGGACCTGAAGATAGCATGATGGTACGGAATCAAACCAGCATCTCAGAGTTCCTCCTCCTGGGCCTGCCCATCCAGCCAGAGCAGCAAAACCTGTTCTATGCCCTGTTTTTGGCCATGTATCTTACCACCCTGCTGGGGAACCtcctcatcatcatcctcattcgACTGGATTCCCATCTCCACACACCCATGTATTTGTTTCTCAGCAACTTGTCcttctctgacctctgcttctcTTCTGTGACCATTCCAAAGTTGTTACAGAACATGCAGAGCCAAGACCCATCCATCCCCTATGCGGGCTGCCTGACCCAGATGTACTTCTTCTTGTATTTTTCGGATCTAGAGAGCTTCCTCCTTGTGGCCATGGCCTATGACCGCTACGTGGCCATCTGCCTCCCCCTACATTACGCCACCATCATGAGCCCCATGCTGTCTCGCTCCCTGGTGGCGCTGTCCTGGGTGCTGACCACCTTCCATGCCATGTTGCACACTTTACTCATGGCCAGGTTGCGTTTTTGTGCAGACAATGTGATCCTCCACTTTTTCTGTGATATGTCTGCTCTGCTGAAGCTGGCCTGCTCTGACACTCGAGTTAATGAATTGGTGATATTTATCATGGGAGGCCTCATTCTTGTCATCCCATTTCTACTTATCATTGGGTCCTACGCACGAATTGTCTTCTCCATCCTCAAGGTCCCTTCTTCTAAGGGTATCTGCAAGGCCGTCTCTACTTGTGGCTCCCACCTCTCTGTGGTGTCACTGTTCTATGGGACTGTTATTGGTCTCTACTTATGCCCATCAGCTAATAATTCTACTCTAAAGGAGACTGTCATGGCTGTGATGTACACTGTGATGGCCCCCATGCTGAACCCCTTCATCTATAGCCTGAGGAACAGAGACATGAAGGGAGCCCTGGGCAGAGTCATTGGTAAAAGGAAAAATCCCTTCCTTCTATGA